TCAGCAACCATCCAGGACACAGTCGTTCCCAAGGTTCTCCGACGTTTCCAGCTCTATGCTGGAGAGGAACCGCCGCATGGCCTTACGGCAGTTGTAATCCAGCGTGGTGGTGTACACAGTCTTGGCGTGCTTCGGGTAGACGATGGTGGTGCTGGTGAAACGCTGGGGCTTGTTACGGGGCTCGAAGTGGACCTCTGCTTTGTAATTGCGCCACGTGCAGTTGGGGACACAGATGACCGTCTGACTGCAAGAGGAAATGCTTAAGCCCACTGGCATGTAGATGTCGTCGATGAAGTGCTTCTCCGACTCGTATTTAACCGAGGACGTGTACCTGAAATATCAGAGAAATGCATGTGACCTCTGCTCTGGAGCAGCAGGCTGAATTTTTGGAAAGCAGAGCTGTCGGGTACCTGGGTGCGCAGCTGCATcacaaaaatgctgctgctg
The Caloenas nicobarica isolate bCalNic1 chromosome 17, bCalNic1.hap1, whole genome shotgun sequence genome window above contains:
- the RFLNB gene encoding refilin-B, translating into MVGRLSLREVPDLPDMRKRGDAGLDSPDSGLPPSPGPAPPPWLLSSGSPDRTATNGLPEPDPPAPAAANCVFSSSPALSSCPPRLCPLSFGEGVEFDPLPPKEIRYTSSVKYESEKHFIDDIYMPVGLSISSCSQTVICVPNCTWRNYKAEVHFEPRNKPQRFTSTTIVYPKHAKTVYTTTLDYNCRKAMRRFLSSIELETSENLGNDCVLDGC